In Pongo abelii isolate AG06213 chromosome X, NHGRI_mPonAbe1-v2.0_pri, whole genome shotgun sequence, one DNA window encodes the following:
- the PAGE4 gene encoding P antigen family member 4 has translation MSARVRSRSRGRGDGQEAPDVVAFVAPGESQQEEPPTDNQDIEPGQEREGTPPIEERKVEGDCQEMDLEKTESERGDGSDVKEKTPPNPKHAKTKEAGDGQP, from the exons ATGAGTGCACGAGTGAGATCAAGATCCAGAGGAAGAGGAGATGGTCAGGAGGCTCCGGATGTGGTTGCATTCGTGGCT CCTGGTGAATCTCAGCAAGAGGAACCACCAACTGACAATCAGGATATCGAACCTGGACAAGAGAGAGAAGGAACACCTCCGATTGAAG aaCGTAAAGTAGAAGGTGATTGCCAGGAAATGGATCTGGAAAAGACTGAGAGTGAGCGTGGAGATGGCTCTGATGTAAAAGAGAAGACTCCACCTAATCCGAAGCATGCTAAGACTAAAGAAGCAG gaGATGGGCAGCCATAA